TAACGGATAGCAGGCGCGCTGCATGCAGAGGCGATCAATACTACCGGAGGCTTCCACTGCAACCTCTGGTTATGATGCATGCAGACACTATTTCAGGTATGAGCAGCAATAATCGGCGACTTCCCTGACTTTGAGTGAGAATTTCGAATTGGCCGGCACCTCGAAGCTCTGGCCTTCGCTGAAAATTTGCCAGGTATCGGTGCCGGGAAGAAGCACCTCCATGGAACCGCCGAGCATTTCCATGACCTCGGCTGCTGCGGTATCGAATGCGTATTCGCCCGGCATCATGATGCCGAGAGTTTTCTTGGTGCCGTCGGCAAACAGGACGGTGCGGCTGGTGACCTTGCCATCGAAATAGACGTTGGCTTTTTTCACGATCGTGACGTTTTTGAATTCCGACATGGATCTGTTCTCCTGACATGATATGAAGGAATGGGTCCACCGGGCCGGTAGGCCAATGATGTGGCGGGTTAAATTCGGCCGCAGGATCATGGTTTGAAATAAGACCGATGTCAAATGAAAACCTGCTGTAGATGCTCGATTTTTGTGCTTGACCAGAATCGCAACGCCATTTATATCCTGTTATTGGTTTTAATTCATGAACTCAGGGGGCCGTATGCAAAAGGATCAGGCTCAAAAACGCGCTGATCGCATAGGCGCATTCCGGGAAGAATTGGCGGACCTGGAGAAAGAGGGAATCCTGGTTCTGGACGATTGGCAGAAGGAGCATCTTGTTTCTTATCACCGCTCGTTGCTGGATCGCTACGCCTTCCGATACGATGTTGACATCGGCGGTGCCGAGAAACAGCTCAGCTGGAGTATGCGTATCGCCGCTTTTTTAGGGGCGCTGGCGTTGTCGGCTGCGGTGTTTTTTTTCTTTTACCGTTTTTGGGGAGGGCTCGGTACCGGCGTACAGGTAGCCATTCTCGGCAGCGCTCCTCTCTGTGCCGTGGCCGGCGTCGACTGCGCGGCCCGACGGGAAAAGACACTCTATTTCGCTTCCCTGCTGAGTCTTATTGCCTTTACCTGTTTCGTTCTCGATCTCTCCGTACTCGGCACGATATTCAATATCACACCCAGCCAGAATGCGTTTCTGGTCTGGGGGGCCTTTGCCATGCTTTTGGCCTATGCATCCGGGCTCAGACTGATGCTGATAGCCGGCATGACCTGCCTCATGGGCTACCTGGCGGCGACCGTCGGAACCTGGTGGGGCTGTTACTGGCTTTCCTTCGGAGAACGGCCGGAGAATTTCATTTTCGCCGGCGCTCTGCTGGCATTGCCGGGGACCGTGCCGCACCGTGAGCATGACAATTTCCCCAACCTTTATCGAGGCTACGGTCTGCTGGCAATCTTTATCGCCATCCTGATCCTTTCCAATTGGGGCAGGGGCAGTTACCTTCCCTGGTCTCCCGGGGTGATCGAGGCGGCCTACCAGATTTTCGGATTCCTGCTGGCTGCCGCTGTCATCGCCTTGGGGATTCGACGGCAGTGGCCCGGTTTGACCCATCTGGGTTCGACCTTTTTTGTGCTTTATCTCTATACCAAGCTGTTCGACTGGTGGTGGGACTGGATGCCCAAATACCTGTTTTTTCTGCTGATCGGTTTGAGCGCGGTTCTGATCTTGCTGGTGCTCAGGCGATTGCGGACTGCGGCGAGGGGAGGTATGTCATGAACCGGCGCTACCTTTATGGTGCACTGGCTTTGGTTATTCTTGTCAACGCAGTGGTGCTTGCGGGCGTTGTACGCAATCGTATCGGCGCTCCGGATGCCTTATTGACCCTGACCGAGCGCGAGCTGCCCCTGACCAGTACCTTTTATCGACGGGAGAACAGCGGGGTATCCCTGTGGCTCAACGTTAATTCCGATATCGAAGAGCGGACCTGGTTCGATGAACAAAAGCTGGCCGAGCTTGGATTTTCCGTGGGACGCGTAAAGGACTCGGATTCCCGGGATGTTTACAGGGTGTTGCCCAAAGAGGCATTGGTGGTACTGGAGTACAACGGCGAGGCCTGGCAGCGTTTTCGGCTGCGGCAGCTGGAAGAGATTGCCGCCCTGCCTCTCAAACAGCGGCAGGGTCAATTGACGGCGGAAGCGGCTGCCCGCCAGAAACAAGAGAAACTTTTTCAGCTGACCGTTGCCTCGCGTCTTTTCGCTGTCGATGCCGGTCTGGATGCCGTAGACCTGCGCCGGCGCTATGCCGACAAAGGTCGCTATATCATTTTGCCCTCCCAGGTTCGCATGCAGGTTGACTGGCGTGCCTCCGAAGGTAGCAATAGCAAAAAAAGGCTTTACGGACAAATTCAGGGAATTATGGTTGAGCGGATACATGTCCCGCTACAATTTCATGCATCCCTGAAGTCTTTGCCGGGGAAAACCTGTATCCATCCCGGATATACCCATTACAACCCCAAGACGCCGGCCATGGTCCGATATCAGGTCGTGGTTGCCTTCGGGCAACGGCTGGAGCCGTGGATAAAGACGATCGAGAAGTTCGACGGGGACCAGCAGGGAGCATTGTAAAACCGGAAAATTTATCTGAAAGCCGCAATGTTCTGTTTAACGAAGCGATACCAAGGAGAACTGCCATGAATAAAAGTTCTTACAAGGCCCTGGTCGTAGAGGAAACCGAGCAGGGTTATGTCCGTTCGGTCAAGAGCAGAACCGTTGAAGAGCTGCCGGCGGGAGAATTGCTCGTCCGGGTCGCCTACTCATCCCTGAATTACAAGGATGCCTTGTCGTGTATCGGCAATAAAGGGGTTACGAAACACTACCCCCATACCCCGGGCATCGATGCCGCAGGGATTGTCGAGCATTCCGGTTCTTCGGAATTTGGGGAAGGTGACGCCGTTATCGTTACCGGTTACGATCTGGGTATGAATACCGCCGGCGGGTTCGGCGAGTATATTCGCGTTCCCGCGGCATGGGCACTCAAGTTGCCGACGGGGTTGAGCATGCGGGAGGCAATGATATTCGGAACAGCGGGATTCACGGCCGGTATCAGTGTGTCCAGACTGGTGGAGCGTGTCCGGCCTGATGCCGGCGAGGTGTTGGTCTCGGGGGCGACTGGCGGTGTCGGTTCCATGAGCGTGGCGATTTTGTCCCGACTCGGCTACCGGGTTGCAGCCATGACGGGTAAGGTCGAAGAGCGGGTTTTTCTGGAAGGTCTGGGAGCCGGCCGCATCCTGCCTCGCCAGTCGTTTCAGGAATCCACCGATAGACCCCTTCTGCAGGCTCAATGGGCCGGGGGTATCGATACGGTCGGTGGCGTCATTCTGGAAAACCTGATCAAATCGATCCATCCGCAGGGGATCGTGACCTGCTGCGGTAACGTAGCCTCGGCCGATCTGCATCTTACCGTCTACCCCTTTATCCTTCGCGGCGTTTCCCTCGTCGGGGTTGACTCGCAGCATTGCCCGATGGCGGATAGAATCCGTCTCTGGGAAAAGCTTGCCGATGCCTGGAAACCGGACATGTTGTCAAGTATGTGCACAGAGATATTCCTCGATGATGTCGATGCATGCGTCGACAGGATGCTTGCCGGGAAGTTGAAGGGGAGACTCCTGGTGAATATGCAATCCTGAGACGTGTCTGGAGCATGGCGCGGGAAGGCGCAGGATGCCGTTGCCAGGGTCGATGACCTGGGTGGCGTCCTGCGTGCTTACCCGTCCTCGAACAGGACCTCTTCTATGCATCCGAGAAGATAATCGTACACTTCGTCGCGCCTGGTCAAAAACCCCGGCACTCCGCGATTGAGAATCTCCTCGAGTTCGCGAAGGACATGTTCGCTGCACGTTTCCAGAGTGTTCATGACGGCTTCGAACATGGGAATGACTTCGTAAAGATTATCGGCGTCAAACGGCAGGTCGTCCGGGGCTCCCGCAAACCGGGGACGGTCGCGGGTTTCTTTTTTGCGCGCATACTTATACCATAAATCCGAAGGCTTTATCGTTACATTCATAACATCTCCTGCTTGTGGTTGCTCATAAAACAGGCAGATCAATGGCATCCGCCGCACCCATTGCCGTGACCGCAGGCCGGTGTGCAGGGGGCCGCGCCGCCACCGTCCTGGCCGGATATGAGGGCCTCAAGACTTTGCGATTCGACGTACCAATTGCCTTCGTTTTCCTCTCCATTCAATTCCCCACGTTTGATGTAAAGCAGCACATTCAGCGGGGTTGTTCCGAGTTTCATGGCGACTTCGTCAATATCCAGCAGCTGTTTCCGATGGGAGACGGTGTCCATGTCATGACTCCTTTTTTCCGTTTTTCCTGATGATCTGGAGGGTTCGGGGGCCTGGTCGTGCCACGCAATCTCCGGGCACGGTGCCGGATTGTAGTAGGCTTCTTGCAGCTATCGCGCCAGAGGTGACGAAGAATCGGCCGGCACGAAGGGGCTTGATATCTCATCACAGTGTCATAGTATTACAGAATACGTCTCGGAAAATATCCGGCAGACCCTGAACGGCTTCGCTACCGGACGGGGTCGCCGGTTTCAGGGAGATTTCCGTCTGTCCATAGGCCGGCTGAAATTTGGTCGAAGCACACTGGCGATCACCTGAAAATCCCAACCCCGAACGACAGGAGGTGTGCCGTGAAAACAGCAAGAGCATTAATGGTCCTGATGGCGCTTTTTGTACTGGTTGGCTGCAGCAGCAGCGGAGGCAGTGCCGGATTGGGAGCGTTGGGCGGCGCTGCCGCTGGAGCCGGTGGTTATGAGTATCATTTGAAACGTCAGGAAGACAAGGTAGAGCAGGATTATAAGGATGGCAAAATTACAAAATCTGAATACGATATTCGCATCGATCAAATTAAAAAGGATTCTGTTTTCAGATAAGAGCCGTTGATTTTTGCCGACTTTGTAAGCAAATATTCGGAGCAGGGGAACCTGCTGAATATCGCGACAGCCGATAGGTCACCACAATCAACAAAAGCCGTAGCCGCCTGCGAACGCGTTTTTCGTCGCGGCGGCTTCGGCATCTCAGCTTCGCAGGCAATTCCCGTTGATAGGAATTCAGTCGATCCCGATTGGACTGGACTCGATCAAACAAGCTCCCTACCATCAATTCATCTTTCCCCGTCCGGCCGCAATGCTTACTCCAGCCCGCGACATCCCAAACAATCGTGTGGGGGGGACATTGCTAGCCAGTCAATTAAGAAGCCCGTTCAGCAGCATCGGCCGCGCCTGGAGAAGGATCTTTCCCCGTCTGACCGCAATGCTCACTCCGGCTCGTGACATGCCAAGCATTCGAGCAATCTCTGCACCATTGCAATCCATCACACCAACGGCCAGATAGCAGAATATCGCTCGCGTCTCGGCGACTCCGGTCAGACGAGTTCTCCGGGAGAGCAACTCCGGCGATACCTTAAAAGTCTCTGCCACCTTCATCAGTAACTCCGGCAGCGGGATTTTCTTTGAAAGCGGCACAGCCGCGACAGGCTGGACCGTCTGAAAAAAGGCCTCGCTTCCAAGAATTCTCGCATCGGCAGCCAAGTTTTCTTCCTGGCCCACCTGCTTGGACAACCAGCGCCGCAGTCCTTTGTTTTCCTCCGGATCTGGAGCCCTCTGACAGAGGCCGTCAGCGATAAAGGCTGTGTAGCCCGCTCGGCCTTCTTGAACGTTTTGCCCGAAGCGCTCCAGCACCTCGATGCAAACCTGGCCGGGGAGCATCCGGTGACCCAGTACCACGGCATGGCCGCACCAGGGATACGCGGCCAGTTCGGTCAAACTCTCAACCAGTCCGGCGCGCAGGGGATTGAGATGTACGTAGCGCACAAGTTCGAGGAAATAGTTCTCTTCTTCACAGACAAAGGATTTGTATCGATTCTGAAAGAGGTGGCCACTGCGCTCATGCCGCAAGTTAAAGGTCACGGCATAGGAGGTCAGCAAGCGTCGCATGAAAGTGGCCAGGCATCCCGAACGCGGGCGCAGCAGCAGATGAAGGTGATTGGTCAGCAGGGCCCATGCCAGGCAGTCGGTATTCGTCTCCCGCAGCAGGACCGAAAAGCGTTCCAGGAAAAAGGAGCGGTCCTGATCATCCAGAAAGATCGGGCGACGTTCATTGCCGCGAACGATGACATGCTGGAGCAGGCCGGATATATCGAGACGGGCTGAGGCAGGGAGGGAATTTATCAGAAAGGGTGCTGGTTATTAATGTCCAAAAGAATACATCAATTAAAAATGTTTGACATCAGTTTCCGGATTTGTAAATATCCCACATTAGAAATTAAAAACATAACCTCCATCCTGGATGGAAACATGCCGACGGGGTGAAAAGAGCAGTGAGCGGGACAGGGAGGAAAAAGTGGCTAATTGACTGGCAACGGCCCCTGGTTCCTTCATGGCCTACCTCTGCTGGTGGTTGCACACAACCTTTGGAAAGCGAGAAAACCTTATGAATTCCTTGCGAACGCAACCCGCTGCCAAAAGAAAAAATGTCTGGCTTTGGACAGCAGCATCGCTGCTCCTTTTGGGGATGTTGGCTCTTACTCACGACATCATTATCACCCATATCCTTGCCTACCGAATCTGCAAAGCCGGTCCCCAGCCAAAAACCTTCATCAAAAAGACTGTCGATTATCCAGAGAGCATTTATTGGGAAGACAACATCTATCCCGGTTTTGACGGAGAGGACCGCCTGTTGATGATCCGCAACTATCTGGATGGGGTTCACCTGAAAACCATGGCACTCAATGGGCCGGATGGAACGATCCATGTCTATACCGCAACAGAAGAAGACTGGCAGGCACGGCGCGGCGAACCGAACTATTTTGACAGGTTGAACACCGAGGCCAAAGCGATAGCGGAGCGGGGAACTACGTTTACTCGTGAAGCCATGCCAAGGACGAATTACAGCGTGATTCTGAGCCCGGCGCCCCTGACCTCATTTCAGCGCCGCTATCTTTGGAGCGATGAAGTCAGAATTACGGATAACAAAACAGATGAGGTGATCGCATATAATCGCAGGCTGATGCGCAGGTGGTACATGATCATGCCGGATATTGCTTTTGGAAACAGATATTACAGTCCGGAGGTTATGTGTGGATACGATGGGTTTGAGCGTTTTGATGAGGACGTTGTATCAGGACACGCAAGAAAATTTTTCCCATCGAAGCATAGAGAGCTTTTAAATCAAAGAATTTATAGGAAATCAAAGGAGGTGTTTTAATGGTAGAGAATCGGACTAAGCTATCAGATATGGGTCAATTGGCAGAAATTTCGTACGTAGCATATGGAACGGCAATAAAAATCGATGACACTTTATTGGGAGAATTTTCTATAGAAGGGAGTTCTTTATCATTATATGACTCCTACACTGTAAAGGACTACATCTCACATTGGACCGACATGCAGGCCATTCTTTTGGAGAAGAATGACAGTGGAGGAAATCCAACTGGTGAGTATGTCATCGCTTTCCGTGGGACTGAGCCGAATAGTGATCGGGATTGGATTTCCAATGGGTTGACTGGACTTGCCAATTTCAACCCCCAAGCCATCGCGGGAAAAGCTTTTGTCCAGGAAATGATGGCTAAACACTCCATAGCGACGAATAAGCTCACCCTCACCGGACATTCTTTGGGGGGTATTATCACGCAAGCTGTCGGGGCAGATCTGCATATTCAAGGGTATTCCTTCAATCCTTATGGTGCAAATCTTCTGAGCAGCCTTCCGCCTATGCCGCTTAGCTAGTGTCTATCCGGAAAGTCATAAGCTGTTGTAATTACGAACAAAATACACGTTTTTGTACTTGAATTCTTGAGCGTGGCATGACAATATAACCCTCTAACTCGTTGAATTTATTCAACTTCAATACGGTCAGGAGGGCTTGTGAGGCGAAAAATCAATCGACAAATGTCCATCTTCGAGCTCATGCATACCAGCGCCATCGCCAAAGAGCTGCGCTGCATTTCGCAGATTCTGGATCACACGCCGGATATCCTCGATGCTGTTCACCGCGATCTGCTTCAGGGTCGGCGCGAGGATACCGGGCGCTGCGGGCTGACGGCTGACCAGGTGCTGCGCTGCGCCGTTCTCAAACAGTATCGCGAGCTGACCTATGAGGAACTGGCCTTCTACCTGGAAGATTCCGTCGCCTTCCGCTCTTTTGCTCGCCTTGAGATGGGCGTTTATCCCCGCAAGTCGATCCTCCAGGACAGTATCAAGAGCTTGACGGAGTCAACCTGGGAGGCCTTGCACCACCTGATCCTCGGCTACGCCGCCGGGACGAGAATCGAGACGGGCAAGAAGGTGCGCATCGACTCCACCGCCATTGAGACCAACATCCATCATCCCACCGACTCCTCGCTGCTGTGGGACGGTATTCGGATCATGACCCGTTGGATGGTCGAGGGCCATCAGCTCAGGCCTCGTCCGGATTACCCATTTTCCGATCATCGCCGGGTAGCCAAAAAGCGCGCCCTAACCATCCTCAATGCCCGCAAGCAGGAAACCCGCGTGGCCGCTTACCGCGACCTGGTGGAGGTAGCCCGCAAGGTCTGCGGCTATGCCCGGGAGGCGATCCCCGTTCTGGGCGCCTACCAGGGCGGCAGCTTCCAAGACGGCTGCACCGCGCACCTTCTGGCACAGCAGCTGGAGCGCGCCCTGCGCATTCTCGAAAAGGTCATCGACCAGACCGAGCGGCGTGTTTTTCGCGACGAAAAGGTTCCGGCCTCGGAGAAAATCATCTCCTTTTTCGAGAGCCACAGCGACATCATCGTCAAGTCGCGCCGCGAAACCGAGTACGGTCACAAGGTCTTTTTTACCGGTGGCGCCTCCAATCTGATTCTGGACTGCGTGATCGCCCGCGGCAATCCCGCCGACAGCGATCAATACATCGACATGCTGGAGCGCCATCAGCAACGTTTCGGCACCATGCCGCGCCAGGCCAGCGCCGATGGGGGCTTTGCCTCCAGGGATAATCTGTCGTTTGCCAAAGAGCATCAGGTCAAGGATGCCGTCTTCTCCAAGCGGCGCGGCCTTGGGGTGCTCGACATGGCCAAGAGCAATTGGGTCTACAAGCGCCTGAAGCACTTTCGCGCCGGGATCGAGGCCAATATTTCCGCCCTGAAACGGCGCTTTGGCCTGACCCGCTGTACCTGGAGCGGATGGCGCGGATTCAGGCGCTATGTCTGGAGCAATGTCGTCTCGTACAACCTGCTGGTTCTGGCACGCATCGAACTGGCCCAGGGCTAACGCGACAAAAAAGGCTGTAAAACTCGCCCCCGACAGGAATCGTGCGTCCTTATGCCGCACTTTTGGGATAAATCGGGGGTGCTATGAGACTCAA
This portion of the Syntrophotalea acetylenica genome encodes:
- a CDS encoding DUF4824 family protein — encoded protein: MNRRYLYGALALVILVNAVVLAGVVRNRIGAPDALLTLTERELPLTSTFYRRENSGVSLWLNVNSDIEERTWFDEQKLAELGFSVGRVKDSDSRDVYRVLPKEALVVLEYNGEAWQRFRLRQLEEIAALPLKQRQGQLTAEAAARQKQEKLFQLTVASRLFAVDAGLDAVDLRRRYADKGRYIILPSQVRMQVDWRASEGSNSKKRLYGQIQGIMVERIHVPLQFHASLKSLPGKTCIHPGYTHYNPKTPAMVRYQVVVAFGQRLEPWIKTIEKFDGDQQGAL
- a CDS encoding ISNCY family transposase, with translation MRRKINRQMSIFELMHTSAIAKELRCISQILDHTPDILDAVHRDLLQGRREDTGRCGLTADQVLRCAVLKQYRELTYEELAFYLEDSVAFRSFARLEMGVYPRKSILQDSIKSLTESTWEALHHLILGYAAGTRIETGKKVRIDSTAIETNIHHPTDSSLLWDGIRIMTRWMVEGHQLRPRPDYPFSDHRRVAKKRALTILNARKQETRVAAYRDLVEVARKVCGYAREAIPVLGAYQGGSFQDGCTAHLLAQQLERALRILEKVIDQTERRVFRDEKVPASEKIISFFESHSDIIVKSRRETEYGHKVFFTGGASNLILDCVIARGNPADSDQYIDMLERHQQRFGTMPRQASADGGFASRDNLSFAKEHQVKDAVFSKRRGLGVLDMAKSNWVYKRLKHFRAGIEANISALKRRFGLTRCTWSGWRGFRRYVWSNVVSYNLLVLARIELAQG
- a CDS encoding pyrimidine/purine nucleoside phosphorylase — translated: MSEFKNVTIVKKANVYFDGKVTSRTVLFADGTKKTLGIMMPGEYAFDTAAAEVMEMLGGSMEVLLPGTDTWQIFSEGQSFEVPANSKFSLKVREVADYCCSYLK
- a CDS encoding transposase, with protein sequence MINSLPASARLDISGLLQHVIVRGNERRPIFLDDQDRSFFLERFSVLLRETNTDCLAWALLTNHLHLLLRPRSGCLATFMRRLLTSYAVTFNLRHERSGHLFQNRYKSFVCEEENYFLELVRYVHLNPLRAGLVESLTELAAYPWCGHAVVLGHRMLPGQVCIEVLERFGQNVQEGRAGYTAFIADGLCQRAPDPEENKGLRRWLSKQVGQEENLAADARILGSEAFFQTVQPVAAVPLSKKIPLPELLMKVAETFKVSPELLSRRTRLTGVAETRAIFCYLAVGVMDCNGAEIARMLGMSRAGVSIAVRRGKILLQARPMLLNGLLN
- a CDS encoding DUF2157 domain-containing protein encodes the protein MQKDQAQKRADRIGAFREELADLEKEGILVLDDWQKEHLVSYHRSLLDRYAFRYDVDIGGAEKQLSWSMRIAAFLGALALSAAVFFFFYRFWGGLGTGVQVAILGSAPLCAVAGVDCAARREKTLYFASLLSLIAFTCFVLDLSVLGTIFNITPSQNAFLVWGAFAMLLAYASGLRLMLIAGMTCLMGYLAATVGTWWGCYWLSFGERPENFIFAGALLALPGTVPHREHDNFPNLYRGYGLLAIFIAILILSNWGRGSYLPWSPGVIEAAYQIFGFLLAAAVIALGIRRQWPGLTHLGSTFFVLYLYTKLFDWWWDWMPKYLFFLLIGLSAVLILLVLRRLRTAARGGMS
- a CDS encoding YhdH/YhfP family quinone oxidoreductase, whose amino-acid sequence is MNKSSYKALVVEETEQGYVRSVKSRTVEELPAGELLVRVAYSSLNYKDALSCIGNKGVTKHYPHTPGIDAAGIVEHSGSSEFGEGDAVIVTGYDLGMNTAGGFGEYIRVPAAWALKLPTGLSMREAMIFGTAGFTAGISVSRLVERVRPDAGEVLVSGATGGVGSMSVAILSRLGYRVAAMTGKVEERVFLEGLGAGRILPRQSFQESTDRPLLQAQWAGGIDTVGGVILENLIKSIHPQGIVTCCGNVASADLHLTVYPFILRGVSLVGVDSQHCPMADRIRLWEKLADAWKPDMLSSMCTEIFLDDVDACVDRMLAGKLKGRLLVNMQS